From a region of the Osmia lignaria lignaria isolate PbOS001 chromosome 10, iyOsmLign1, whole genome shotgun sequence genome:
- the LOC117611641 gene encoding potassium/sodium hyperpolarization-activated cyclic nucleotide-gated channel 2 isoform X2: protein MIFMMTSVLILVPYQATFEMIRKSKAWIASKNFLLVFCCADIVVNFMTGYFDKEEHGVILEQQKVAHHYIKSSTFIFDFLGSFPTDLFFVTTWYQYTVIRKTLSLICIFRVFSLGLYIDRIAFAYDIPLALYEFCKILFWLMMALHWQSCLHWLIPIAATSMYLPQRPKNDSWLHAGNLWEAPRNQQYLNSLMRAVTTFLRGGMLRTNPRHVGDIYLIITLQLIGIVSPWFLITRVMQFFKGANSSRLRYQGTVAQLKQYMRHRQLPYPTQRRIIEYYEFRFQHRFFRETEIIHTLSSHMRNEISMHSCRKLVENVTFFNNLPLSLLSRIVSLLRSEIFLTNDVIVRANQPGDCMYFIGTGTVAIYTNSGKEVCHLEDGAHFGEVALVMPNEMRVASVIAVEVCELYRLNRADFARTIHPYPMLWESIKKIAIERHEKTIILNAQ from the exons ATGATTTTCATGATGACAAGCGTACTGATACTGGTGCCCTATCAAGCTACCTTCGAGATGATCAGGAAGTCCAAGGCTTGGATCGCCAGTAAAAATTTCCTGCTGGTGTTTTGTTGCGCGGACATAGTGGTCAATTTCATGACAGG GTACTTTGACAAAGAGGAGCACGGAGTGATATTGGAACAGCAAAAAGTAGCCCATCACTATATAAAATCCAGCACGTTCATTTTCGATTTCCTGGGTTCCTTTCCAACTGATTTATTTTTCGTAACCACATGGTATCAGTACACAGTGATCCGAAAGACGTTATCTCTGATATGCATTTTTCGCGTCTTCTCCCTGGGCTTATACATAGATCGCATAGCGTTCGCCTATGACATCCCCCTAGCTCTCTATGAATTTTGCAAAATCCTATTTTGGTTGATGATGGCGTTGCATTGGCAGTCCTGTCTCCATTGGCTGATTCCCATCGCTGCAACCTCGATGTACCTGCCTCAACGTCCTAAAAATGACTCCTGGTTGCACGCTGGCAACCTCTGGGAGGCTCCAAGGAATCAGCAATACTTGAACAGCCTGATGCGGGCCGTTACTACGTTCCTCAGGGGTGGAATGCTGCGCACGAACCCTCGACACGTAGGTGACATATATCTGATCATCACGTTGCAATTGATCGGCATTGTCTCTCCCTGGTTCCTGATAACACGAGTGATGCAGTTCTTTAAGGGTGCCAACAGTTCTCGTCTGAGGTACCAAGGTACCGTGGCTCAATTGAAACAGTACATGAGACACAGACAACTACCATACCCAACCCAGAGACGAATCATAGAGTATTACGAGTTTCGTTTTCAACATCGATTCTTTCGAGAGACTGAAATCATTCACACGTTGTCCTCCCATATGCGCAATGAAATTAGCATGCACTCTTGCCGCAAGCTGGTCGAGAATGTCACATTCTTCAACAATCTACCACTTTCATTGTTGAGCCGAATAGTGTCGTTGCTCAGGTCTGAGATTTTTCTTACAAACGACGTGATCGTACGGGCAAATCAACCAGGAGACTGCATGTACTTTATCGGCACGGGCACTGTGGCTATCTACACGAACTCAGGTAAAGAAGTGTGTCACCTGGAGGACGGTGCTCACTTCGGTGAGGTCGCGTTGGTCATGCCAAACGAGATGAGGGTGGCCAGTGTTATCGCTGTTGAAGTATGCGAATTGTATCGTTTGAATCGAGCCGACTTTGCTAGAACGATACACCCGTATCCGATGCTGTGGGAGAGTATCAAGAAGATCGCCATCGAGAGGCACGAGAAAACGATTATTCTTAATGCACAGTAA
- the LOC117611641 gene encoding potassium/sodium hyperpolarization-activated cyclic nucleotide-gated channel 2 isoform X1 has product MLHVEHQCEIIAKEADVLFVPGRGRFRKMYDFIRLSMIASRNNPAAHKYLRSSASIVYEKRRHLRMFLYIIHPFSMFRHFWDFLMIFMMTSVLILVPYQATFEMIRKSKAWIASKNFLLVFCCADIVVNFMTGYFDKEEHGVILEQQKVAHHYIKSSTFIFDFLGSFPTDLFFVTTWYQYTVIRKTLSLICIFRVFSLGLYIDRIAFAYDIPLALYEFCKILFWLMMALHWQSCLHWLIPIAATSMYLPQRPKNDSWLHAGNLWEAPRNQQYLNSLMRAVTTFLRGGMLRTNPRHVGDIYLIITLQLIGIVSPWFLITRVMQFFKGANSSRLRYQGTVAQLKQYMRHRQLPYPTQRRIIEYYEFRFQHRFFRETEIIHTLSSHMRNEISMHSCRKLVENVTFFNNLPLSLLSRIVSLLRSEIFLTNDVIVRANQPGDCMYFIGTGTVAIYTNSGKEVCHLEDGAHFGEVALVMPNEMRVASVIAVEVCELYRLNRADFARTIHPYPMLWESIKKIAIERHEKTIILNAQ; this is encoded by the exons ATGCTGCATGTTGAACACCAATGCGAAATCATTGCCAAAGAAGCGGACGTACTGTTCGTACCTGGCAGAGGACGGTTCCGGAAAATGTACGATTTTATTCGTCTATCGATGATAGCCTCTCGCAACAATCCGGCAGCTCATAAGTATCTACGAAGCAGCGCTTCCATTGTCTACGAAAAACGACGTCATTTGCGAATGTTTTTGTACATCATTCATCCGTTCAGTATGTTCAG GCATTTCTGGGACTTCCTGATGATTTTCATGATGACAAGCGTACTGATACTGGTGCCCTATCAAGCTACCTTCGAGATGATCAGGAAGTCCAAGGCTTGGATCGCCAGTAAAAATTTCCTGCTGGTGTTTTGTTGCGCGGACATAGTGGTCAATTTCATGACAGG GTACTTTGACAAAGAGGAGCACGGAGTGATATTGGAACAGCAAAAAGTAGCCCATCACTATATAAAATCCAGCACGTTCATTTTCGATTTCCTGGGTTCCTTTCCAACTGATTTATTTTTCGTAACCACATGGTATCAGTACACAGTGATCCGAAAGACGTTATCTCTGATATGCATTTTTCGCGTCTTCTCCCTGGGCTTATACATAGATCGCATAGCGTTCGCCTATGACATCCCCCTAGCTCTCTATGAATTTTGCAAAATCCTATTTTGGTTGATGATGGCGTTGCATTGGCAGTCCTGTCTCCATTGGCTGATTCCCATCGCTGCAACCTCGATGTACCTGCCTCAACGTCCTAAAAATGACTCCTGGTTGCACGCTGGCAACCTCTGGGAGGCTCCAAGGAATCAGCAATACTTGAACAGCCTGATGCGGGCCGTTACTACGTTCCTCAGGGGTGGAATGCTGCGCACGAACCCTCGACACGTAGGTGACATATATCTGATCATCACGTTGCAATTGATCGGCATTGTCTCTCCCTGGTTCCTGATAACACGAGTGATGCAGTTCTTTAAGGGTGCCAACAGTTCTCGTCTGAGGTACCAAGGTACCGTGGCTCAATTGAAACAGTACATGAGACACAGACAACTACCATACCCAACCCAGAGACGAATCATAGAGTATTACGAGTTTCGTTTTCAACATCGATTCTTTCGAGAGACTGAAATCATTCACACGTTGTCCTCCCATATGCGCAATGAAATTAGCATGCACTCTTGCCGCAAGCTGGTCGAGAATGTCACATTCTTCAACAATCTACCACTTTCATTGTTGAGCCGAATAGTGTCGTTGCTCAGGTCTGAGATTTTTCTTACAAACGACGTGATCGTACGGGCAAATCAACCAGGAGACTGCATGTACTTTATCGGCACGGGCACTGTGGCTATCTACACGAACTCAGGTAAAGAAGTGTGTCACCTGGAGGACGGTGCTCACTTCGGTGAGGTCGCGTTGGTCATGCCAAACGAGATGAGGGTGGCCAGTGTTATCGCTGTTGAAGTATGCGAATTGTATCGTTTGAATCGAGCCGACTTTGCTAGAACGATACACCCGTATCCGATGCTGTGGGAGAGTATCAAGAAGATCGCCATCGAGAGGCACGAGAAAACGATTATTCTTAATGCACAGTAA